The region GGGCACCTCAAGAACAGGCCCCGTTGGATGGAATGCTAGGAAGAAAATGGATTGGTCGATATATCCATTTTCGCATTTCTCGCAGACCAATCACTGCACACATAGGCGAGCCTAAGGTTTTCCCAAGAGATGCTGCCTGCGCCTGGCCGACGCGTTTTTTTCGCCCGATGTTACATTGCAGGCCCAGGGGATCATTCGGCAAAGCATCCACACTGAACGAAAGCAGAGCGCAAAACGATCCGGGCTTCACGTTCGGCTTGCACGACTGCAAGAGCGCTCAGGTCTGGCGGGCGGTCATTTCGTCGTTCTGACCCGTCAACACATGGGAGAAGTCATCGAGGGCAGCAACGGTCGACAGCGCGGTGCGCCCGAACTTTGATGGCGTTGCCAGCAAGAGACTGTTCTTGGCCGCGGCCATGGCCGCTTTCTTGACCGCAATCTTCGACATGTCAAAATCCATGACCCTGTCGCGTCCATCGATGGCCGAACAAGCGATCAGCGCGAAATCCAGCGTCAGGCCGGTCAACATCATGACGATTTCCTCGCCAACGAGTGACCCGTCCTTGCCCGCCATGCGGCCGCCGAGCACCGTCACATCATGGCGTCCAGGATCGAAAGCAAGCGCCGCCCTCAGACTGTTGGTGAAGACCTTCAATCCGCTCCGGGCATTCAGCTGTTTTGCGGTGTACTCGATGGTGGTGCCGACATCCAGGTAAAGGCTAGAGCCATCCGGAACGCGTGCGCAGGCTTGGCGAGCGACCGCCAGCTTGCCGTCAATGGCCACTCGCTCCTTCTGACTGTGATCAAGGCGAAGGGTTTCCGTTTCGCCAATCGCACCGGCGCCGCCATGAAACCGCTGCAGACGGCCAGCTTCGGCCAAAGCGATGATGTCTCTTCTGACCGTCTGAGCCGAAACGCCGAACTCGTCCGCAAGACGTTCGATGGTCACGAACCCCTGACTTTCGGTCAGCGCGATAATTCGGCTCTGGCGCTCCGTAAAGGCCGGTAGCGATGGCAACTGGTTCATCAAACTGTCAGCTTCCAATGTCAATTTGTAAGTTATCTTACATAAAATGACGAAAGACGCCAATGGGCCCCTCAGACTATTTTTTCCATGACAAAGCCATTTTCAGCGCCAACGGCCGCCTTGATCCCTGGACCTGGAGCTGGATGCCAGAGGACGTCCCGGCTGATGCAGCCGCGATCACACCACTCGACGCGCTACAGGTCCTGAAGGGCATCGGGCGCATGCGGAAGATCCCGATCGGTGTCATCGGTCCGCGTGAGGCGAGCGAGGAACAACTGTCCATGGCAGAGGAAATTGGCGCCCGCCTGGGGCAATTGACTCTCACGATGGTCTGCGGTGGTAAAGGTGGCGTCATGCAGGCTGCGGCCAGGGGATGTCATGAAGCTGGTGGGCTGACCGTGGGCCTCTTGCCTGATCATGACTGGCATGAGGCAAACCCCTTCATCTCGCTGCCCATAGCAACCGGATTGAGCGAGGGCCGCAACATGATCATCGCCAAATCCTGCGAGGTCCTCATCGCGGTCGGCGGCTCCTATGGCACGATGACCGAAATTGCATATGGCCTTCATTTCAGCAAGCCGGTGATCGGCCTTCAGGGCGCGCCCCACGTCGACGGTCTCCTGCCTGTCGAGAGCGCCAACGAAGCCATGGACACCATGGCCGAGAGGCTGTTCGCCCGCATCCGACTGTCACACTAGTTACATCGAACGCTCCTATTTGTAAGATATATTACATACGGCACATTTGACATGACCCGACAAGCTGCAATGGAATTGAAAGCCGTCACCCGGCGCTTCGGCCAATCAACGGTCCTGGACGCGGTGGACGTCACGATAGCGGAAGGCAGCTTCACCGCTCTTCTTGGTGCATCGGGCTGCGGCAAGTCCACGACCTTGCGGATCATGTCCGGGCTGGACCGCCCGAGCGACGGCGAGGTGCTGTTGCGTGGTGTCGATGTTGCCGACAGAACCGCCTACGAGCGCAATGTCGCGATGGTGTTTCAGTCCTACGCGCTCTATCCGCATTTGACAGTGTTCCAGAACATCGCCCTGCCGCTCACCATGCGCCACCTCGGCGCACTCGGTCGCTTTCCTGTTGTCGGCCAGCTCGTCCCGGGAAGTGCGGAGGCGCGGCGCCTGATCCGGTCGACGGTGGAGATGACAGCAGAAAGCCTCGGTCTTTCCGAAGTGCTGAACCGCAAGCCCAACAGCCTGTCCGGTGGTCAGAAGCAACGCGTTGCCCTTGGGCGCGCACTGGTGCGCGATCCGGTGCTGTTTCTGCTCGACGAGCCGCTTTCCAATCTTGATGCCCGTCTGCGGGTCAGAATGCGCGCCGAGCTCGTAGCCCTCCACAAGCGGACAGAAAAACCCTTCGTCTATGTCACCCATGATCAGGCCGAAGCCATGGCCATGGCCGACCAGATCATCGTCATGATCAAGGGCAAGGTGGCGCAAGCAGGAAGTCCGCGAGACCTCTATGACCGGCCAGCAACGATGGAGGTCGCAAGTTTCATCGGCGCAAATTCGATCAATTTCTTCCGCCCCGAGGACGGCTTGACCGGCTTGCATGCAAAGGCGTCAAACGCTGTCTCGGGCGTGCGGCCAGAGCATCTTGCACCCTCTGCGACAGGTCAATTCGAAGCGCACCTTGAGACGGTAGAGTTCCTTGGATCCGAGACAATCCTCGGGCTGCGCACTGCGAAAGGCAAGCAAGTCACTGCAATCGCCCCGGGTGATTACGCCGCGCCGGTACCTGGAACGGAAGTCAAACTCGAGGTGACGCCGAACCGCGTCCATCTGTTCGACCCGAACAGTGGCCAGAGACTTTGCGCGGAGGGCGCATGATGCGGGCGATTTCTCCCACTTTGCGCAACACGTTGACCAATGCCTGGCTTACCGGCCCGGCAACCCTGGCCCTGCTCGCCTTCATCTTCGTGCCGGTGGCCATTGTCGCGGTCCTGTCCCTGACGGACTATCAGTTCGGCGCCCGGAGTTTTGGCTGGGTCGGTCTCGACAATTACGGCAAGCTCTTCGGCTCGACGCTGGGCCGGCGCGCAATCACGAATACGCTGATCTACGCCGCCATCGTCATTCCCGTCTCTGTGGGCTTCGGCCTTCTGGTGGCCGTCGGCCTCTTCCGGATGTCGGACTGGGCCCCTCGCCTTTCGAATGTCCTGCGCTCGGTTTATTTTCTGCCCGTTGCGGCGACGCTCGTTGCCATGTCCGTGTCCTGGCAGATGATGCTTCACCCGTCCCTGGGCGTCGTCAACCAGTCCCTGATCGCGATGGGGGGAACGCCGCAGAACTGGCTAAGCGACCGTGGGCTTGTTCTGTACACGCTCGCGGTGATCGGCATCTGGCAGAGCGTCGGCTACAATATGGTCCTGTTTCTGGCCGGTCTCGCGGCCATACCGGCAGACCTTTATGATGCGGCCGAGATCGACGGCGCCGGTGGCAACTGGTCGCGGTTCTGGACCGTTACCTGGCCCCTGCTTGGTCCCACGACGCTCTTCGTGCTGGTGATCACGGCAACCAATGCCTTCAGGGTCTTCGAGACTGTGGCCACGCTCACCAAGGGCGGTCCGGCCTTCGCCTCCGACACATTGGTATATGCGCTCTACAGAGAGGGCTTCATCTACTTTAAGGCCGGTTATGCCAGCGCCATCACCATGGTGTTCTTCGCGGTGCTCCTGACCCTCACTCTGATCCAGTTCCGCCTTGTCGAACGAAGGGTGCACTACCGATGATGGCTTCGCACTCAATTGGACGATTGGCATCGCTTGCACTCCTGCTTCTGGGGGCATTCGCAATCCTGCTGCCGTTCATCTGGATGCTATCGCTGTCTCTGAAGCCTCAGGACGAGATCTTCAGCGCGACGTTTCAACTGATCCCCTCACGCCTCGAATGGCAGAACTACGTCAAGGCGCTGACCGAGACCGATGTCCCGCGCTATCTGCTTAACGGGGTGATTGTGACTGCCGGGATCCTCTTTTTTCAGATCCTCTTTGCGGTTCCCTGTGCTTTCGCCCTGACCCATCGCACCTTCAAGGGCCGAACAGCTCTCTTTGGGCTGGTTCTGGCGGCGCTTCTGGTTCCCTTCCATGTAACCGCCATTCCGGTTTTCCTCGGTTTTGCGCAGCTCGGCATCCTCAACAGCTATTGGGCGCTGATCCTGCCCTTTGTGCCAACCGCCTTCGGGATCTTCCTGTTCCGCCAGTTTCTGTCCCAAGTCCCGGCTGATCTCTTCGATGCGGCCCGGGTCGACGGTCTCAGCGAGACGGCGATTGTCTGGCGCATCGCCTTTCCGCTCACCATGCCGGCCGCGACCGCCTTTGCGATCTTTTCCGTTACGGCTCATTGGAACGACCTGTTCTGGCCACTGATTGCCACCACCGATCCGGATCTGGCAACGCCGCCGCGTGGAATTCTTTTCTTTCGCGACGAGGAGTCCGGCGATGACATCGGACCACTGATGGCCGCAGCCACATTGATCACCGCACCGCTCGTGATCGCCTTCCTGCTCGCTCAACGCAAATTCACCCAGGGCCTGGCTACCGGAGGCCTGAAGGGATGACCGCCATAACGCACCTGCACAAGCACGGACCCAACCGCGCCACTGTTTCTCCCATTCTTCGAGGCTTCAAAGATATGAAATCGTTGTTCTATGCCGCTGCTTTGACCCTTGTGGCGACTGCCGCAAGCGCCGAGCAAACCGAAATCCGCGTTCACTACGCAATCCCGACCATCTGGGCTGAAACCCAGGACAAGCTGGCGGCTGCTTTCATGGAAAAGCATCCGGGCATCAAGATCACGCTTGATGGCCCGGCCGAGGGCTATGCCGATGGCGTCCAGCGTCTGCTGCGCGAAGCCGTTGCCGGCACTGCGCCTGATGTAGCCTACGTCGGTCTCAACCGCTGGCGCATTCTTGAAGATCGTGGCCTGACCCAGCCTCTGGACGGCTTCATCGGGGATAAGGCTGCGGAGATGGGCTACACGCCTGCTCTGCTCTCGCTCGGCTCCTATGAAGGCAAGCAGCACGCGCTTGGCACATCCGCTTCCACAATGGTCATGTACGTCAACCCGAACCTGGTCGAACAGGCAG is a window of Labrenzia sp. CE80 DNA encoding:
- a CDS encoding TIGR00725 family protein; the encoded protein is MGPSDYFFHDKAIFSANGRLDPWTWSWMPEDVPADAAAITPLDALQVLKGIGRMRKIPIGVIGPREASEEQLSMAEEIGARLGQLTLTMVCGGKGGVMQAAARGCHEAGGLTVGLLPDHDWHEANPFISLPIATGLSEGRNMIIAKSCEVLIAVGGSYGTMTEIAYGLHFSKPVIGLQGAPHVDGLLPVESANEAMDTMAERLFARIRLSH
- a CDS encoding carbohydrate ABC transporter permease → MMASHSIGRLASLALLLLGAFAILLPFIWMLSLSLKPQDEIFSATFQLIPSRLEWQNYVKALTETDVPRYLLNGVIVTAGILFFQILFAVPCAFALTHRTFKGRTALFGLVLAALLVPFHVTAIPVFLGFAQLGILNSYWALILPFVPTAFGIFLFRQFLSQVPADLFDAARVDGLSETAIVWRIAFPLTMPAATAFAIFSVTAHWNDLFWPLIATTDPDLATPPRGILFFRDEESGDDIGPLMAAATLITAPLVIAFLLAQRKFTQGLATGGLKG
- a CDS encoding DeoR/GlpR family DNA-binding transcription regulator produces the protein MNQLPSLPAFTERQSRIIALTESQGFVTIERLADEFGVSAQTVRRDIIALAEAGRLQRFHGGAGAIGETETLRLDHSQKERVAIDGKLAVARQACARVPDGSSLYLDVGTTIEYTAKQLNARSGLKVFTNSLRAALAFDPGRHDVTVLGGRMAGKDGSLVGEEIVMMLTGLTLDFALIACSAIDGRDRVMDFDMSKIAVKKAAMAAAKNSLLLATPSKFGRTALSTVAALDDFSHVLTGQNDEMTARQT
- a CDS encoding ABC transporter ATP-binding protein, with translation MTRQAAMELKAVTRRFGQSTVLDAVDVTIAEGSFTALLGASGCGKSTTLRIMSGLDRPSDGEVLLRGVDVADRTAYERNVAMVFQSYALYPHLTVFQNIALPLTMRHLGALGRFPVVGQLVPGSAEARRLIRSTVEMTAESLGLSEVLNRKPNSLSGGQKQRVALGRALVRDPVLFLLDEPLSNLDARLRVRMRAELVALHKRTEKPFVYVTHDQAEAMAMADQIIVMIKGKVAQAGSPRDLYDRPATMEVASFIGANSINFFRPEDGLTGLHAKASNAVSGVRPEHLAPSATGQFEAHLETVEFLGSETILGLRTAKGKQVTAIAPGDYAAPVPGTEVKLEVTPNRVHLFDPNSGQRLCAEGA
- a CDS encoding sugar ABC transporter permease: MMRAISPTLRNTLTNAWLTGPATLALLAFIFVPVAIVAVLSLTDYQFGARSFGWVGLDNYGKLFGSTLGRRAITNTLIYAAIVIPVSVGFGLLVAVGLFRMSDWAPRLSNVLRSVYFLPVAATLVAMSVSWQMMLHPSLGVVNQSLIAMGGTPQNWLSDRGLVLYTLAVIGIWQSVGYNMVLFLAGLAAIPADLYDAAEIDGAGGNWSRFWTVTWPLLGPTTLFVLVITATNAFRVFETVATLTKGGPAFASDTLVYALYREGFIYFKAGYASAITMVFFAVLLTLTLIQFRLVERRVHYR